From Pseudochaenichthys georgianus chromosome 15, fPseGeo1.2, whole genome shotgun sequence:
ACGTCGTCTCTGGTGGGCAAGATCGCGGACTATTGTTTTACAGATGTCCTCATAAAATCACAGAATCCCTGTTTTAAGCTAACATGCATTAGCATAACCTAAAGGCTACAGACTACATTATTCTCACTTTTGTTAAACTGTCTTTAGATTACAGACCCTCCTCTGTTTCTACCTCAGACTGAACGGGTATTACTGACTTTATCTAATCAGACACTTTAGTATTTTAAGATGatagtacttctacttaagttATGGATCTAAATACTGCTTCCATTTCTGACTGTTCTCGTCCCTGTCCACAATTCAGTACACATAATGCTGTGTCATGCTTACGCTGGTTGTTATCCCCACCCTGAAATCATGACTCATGTTTCTGTCTGCCCTCGGCTCATAACGACCGTTTGTCTCGACCTGTTCTGTGTGTAACGACCGGTCTGTTCTCTGTCTGCAGGCCTTTTATTTCTCCCGTGACGACGTGGCCCTGCCCGGCTTCGCTCACTTCTTCAAGGAGAACAGCGAGGAGGAGCGGGAGCACGCCGACAAGCTGCTCACCTTCCAGAACAGTCGAGGAGGACGCATCTTCCTGCAGGACATCAAGGTAAATATCTGTCAGGACGTCATGTCTGCAGAACGTctacgatacgataatactttaatggtcagatcaagtctgaaatgctccttgcatcacagcagctccatgtgtaacaCCACCAGACACACATCAAGACACACGAGCAACGAACCACAAAcatgtaacatcacagcaggGTCAGTGAGAGAGAACCTGCTCAAAGAGCTTTTAGTCAAGGTGAGCGCCTGTTGGAACAAAATGTCTGCCCGACGCACCCTGAGATAGTCTACCAGATAAACTGCTGAGTCACTCAATCCACCCACATCCTGTTTATGCAACGCTCTGTAAACAAACAAGAAGCGGAGGCTGTTGAACTCAGTACACCGTGAACAACTTGAACTGCAGTATTAAGACTTTAAATACTCTTATTTTGGTAAAAAATGTTTACCCTAAATCTCAACATCCTAGTGCCGTTAAAGCCACAGATTTCATTGTCTCTCGGCTCAGGTGACTTGGCAGCGCCGTGAGAAAGCTTATTTAGGGTGGGGGTCATTTATCCAACTATATGTACCATAATGCAACAGGGCGTTGACTTTAATGGATGCATTAAAGGCTTGGCTTGGAAAAATACAGAATATTTCCATTTGCACCTCGTCCTGTTTTATTGTACAGGACTAATCTTAGTATGTATAATGACATGTCGTCTaatagattaaatgtacttTAAAGGGTTTTTATTCTTGATACAGCGGCTTGTGAATAAGGCTTTGGGCTCGAGtacaaaatataattaaatgcatataaaaaaaaaagtacataaacaaatatttttaaatgtctttttaTGTAAACATGAGAAACTAGTGTGCTTAAATGAAGAGAAGTGTTGTAGACTGCAAGTGCATACGGGTTATTATAAAGGGACAAACTTAGTGGTGGCGTTCCTAAGTCTGTcttaaaataaacatgtttctcacTTATTTAAGACTAAGACTGAGGCTCTTTGCTTTATGTACCCTCCCCTCTAACTGGTGGTGCTCCCTCGTTACAGAAGCCAGAGCGAGACGAGTGGGGCTCGGGTCTGGAGGCCATGCAGGCCGCTCTGCAGCTAGAGAAGAACGTGAACCAGGCTCTGCTGGATCTGCACAAACTGGCCTCAGACCACGCCGACCCTCATGTGAGGAACACCTGCTGAACATGAGGAACTACACACTGATGATCTCTGGGGTTCAACGTCTCTGAAGCTTTAGTTGTTAACGTctgctctctcctcctcctcctcagatgTGTGACTTCCTGGAGACTCACTACCTGAACGAGCAGGTCGAGTCCATCAAGAAGCTCGGAGACTTCATCGCTAATCTGAGCAGAATGGACTCCAACACCAACAAGATGGCCGAGTACCTGTTCGACAAGCACACCATGGGGGGGAAGAACTGAACTCACCTGACAGATCAGCTGATCCTCAGAGTTCACCTGATCTGATCATATGTAGATGATCATGTTTGActacattacccataatcctcctCTCCTGTGACacttttaacatggaagtctcTGATGACTGAATAAACGTTTTGAGCTGGATTCTGTCTCGAGACTTTTTCCTCATTTTAAAAGGAGAAGGTATCTTTTAAACCTTGTAAGCTTTTAGGTTTGAATGGtacatttaagcaatagctcacttcaggtcgtggtatatgctcattgtatcacagctagggggcgtggtTCTAAcggctagcgaacatattagacagagcgTTGATCCactatttggctatttatttacatgaatgtgtttgttgctgtttattgtgcagccactgagaacctgtccagcatcagtagcttGGCTTACGAGGTTACTTataggttgaggttgttctcggctgttgcttggcgtggcgagaatattgctccactttctccggtccccgagattgggcttccagcagctctggagagagctttcgcacctgtggccactaaggaagcgagagggaatgctgtctgagATGTTTTTGAATCCGTTGGAACAAGTGTTTTATTGCTTGTACacacctctcttagctcaggatgtgtcccagctgccttcaaacatgccgtggttaagccactacttaaaaagaaaaatctctatCCCTCCATTCTTGCAAATTtcaggcccatctcccagctaccctttttatctaaagccctgaagcgagtagtctacgcccagctgCAGGTCGTTTTTAACCACGCATGGCATCCACGAAAAAtgtcagtctggctttaaacctatgcacagcactgaaacagccctttgaAGAGTTTTTCATGATCTGCCCCTAGCCGCCGACTCGGGTAGCCCAGCTGTTTTGGCGCCGTTAGATTTAactgctgcctttgacactgtggatcatagtatcctgttgtcacggcttgaacagtccgcaggtattacaggctctgcccttgcatggttcaggtcctacctgatggaccgtagcttctcagtgcagctaggtgccttctcctctgccaaagcccctcttatctgtggggttccccaaggctcgattctgggccccatccttttcCTATTGTAgatactgcccctaggttcaattctcacaaaacataataaacccttccattgttacgctgatgtacagatttatctgcctctcaatcaaaatgccaactcactacagcagttgaaggACTGCTTAATGGAGataaaatcctggctgagccaaaacttcctcaccctcaatgagagcaagaccgaggtcatcttttttggatcccaaccaacagtctccccggttgatattctgggctccctcaataaaaatatcctcccctctgtcatgaagcttggagtgaccttcaacagcgcctttaaatttgataagcaggttagcactgtagtcaagacctgctttttcaaaatacgactattggctaagaccaagtcgtttttatcttctaatgacctagaaagggttattaacgcctttattacctcgagactggattactgcaacgctctgtatgtgggtatagaccaggcctcaattagacgcctgcagctagtgcagaacgcagctgcacgtcttctcactggccataaaaagcgtgaccatatcaccccaattctggcctcactgcactggcttccagttcggttcagaatagattttaaactccttttatttgttttcaaagtcCTAAATAGGCTGGCTCCTGCCTAcatagccgaactcctccatcgctacaccccaggcagagccttaaggtcggctgatcagctgctgttgatagtgcctaagaccaggctcaaacccCGAAGGCATCGAGCTTTCGCAGCGgcgggccccaggctctggaacactctgcccctccatgtgaggtcggcccagaccctgtttttcttttttaaatcaacacttaaaactcactttttctctctggcttttgtttaattatttatttagttatccaCAGAATTGATACTATTTTTAATATTAAgtgttattaatattattgggattttatgggGTTTCAGTTTTTTTATGATTAGTAGGTTGGGGGCGGGGAGACCTCAGAGAAGGTTCTGACTGGACTGACTGGTTGCTACGTCTGGTTGCTTGGAGCTGAGTTGGTATAACCCTGAATTAGATTAGAACATTTTAGAAATATGAGAAATAACCTCTTGGTTTTATAAACCGTTTTGTAATTACTTTTTCATCCATTTTTGGATCTCTGGAGCCTTTTCAGCTctgttcaattcaattcaatatgctttattggcatgaatgTCAGGTGAACAATATTGCCAAAGTGTCAAGGATATATGATAAGAAaaacatacaaatacaattcattcattaaacaATTTACAACAATATATTACAAAACCTCAAGTATCAAATGTAAAAAGGAAGAAAAGAAAGACACATGAAGTAGAGGAGCAATCAGAGTGAGCTGAGAGGAACAGCTGTTATGTGTTGTTGTCTCTTAGGCTGTGACATTCGCTCACATATTTCGCTGCTTCTATGCTGCTGGCACTATTTTCTCCAAGTACATGTTGCATTTTATTCTGGTCAGACAGTGATTCAAAATCTTGGAGTTTACATGTTATCTTTGTAAAGAACTTTGTTCTAATGTCTTGGTATGTTTGACAGTGCAGCAGGAACTGTTgctctgtctccacctgtctctgaggacagagctgacacagcctctcttctctctgtctctgaggacagagctgacacagcctctctcctctcggtctccacctgtctctgaggacagagctgacacagcctctctcctctctgtctccacctgtctctgaggacagagctgacacagcctctcttctctctgtctccacctgtctctgaggacagagctgacacagcctctcttctctctgtctccacctgtctctgaggacagagctgacacagcctctctTCTCTAGGCAGCCAGGTCTGCCTGTGTGGACCAGTCTCTAGGGCCAGGCTGTGGTCACTGAGTCTGTACATTGTTAATGTCTTCCTCAGTTTGGGATCAGTCACGGCGCTCAGATAGTTTGCCACCGTGTACTGTCTGTTTAGAGACAAATAGCATTGAAGTTTGTTTTGGGCTCTCGTGGTACATGTCCAATAGTTGATgtaattttctttttctttagctATGATTTGGTTGGGCCAGATTGTGTGAGGGCTGTCCTGAGGCCTTGTCCTGTTAGAGGAGGTGAGCCTCAGGACCAGCTGGTTGAGGGGACTCCTCTCTATGTTCTCCTCTTGGCAATGGAGGGCTTTGTAATGGTAGGAGTTGGGATCGCTGGTTTTTAGGTGGTTGTAGAATTTGACTGCTCTTTTTTGTATCCTAATTAAAAGGGGGAATTGGCCTAGCTCAGCTCGGCATCCATTGTTGGGGGTGTTCCTGTGGACTCTCAGGATGCTCTTGCATATCTCCGCATGTAGGGTTTCTATTGGGTGTTTGTCCCATTGATCAAAGTCTTGATTTCCAAGAGGACCCCACACTTCACTACCATACAGTATGATTGGTTCTATTATTGAATTGAATATTTTGAGCCAGATTCTAACAGGTATATCTATATTTGAAGACTTTTTGATAGCATAGAAAGCCTTTCTTCCTTTGTCTCTGAGATCATTAATGGCCAGATTGAAATTTCCTGTTGAAGTAATTTTGAGTCCCAAAtatgtgtagctgtgtgtgtgttctatgcCAGTGGAGCCCAGTAAGGTTTCCCTGACCCCTGGGTCATTTCTGGAAGACCATAATCCTGGTCTTTTCCAGATTAACTGTCAGGGCCCAGGTCTGACAGAAGGGTTCCAGATGAACTGTCAGGGCCCAGGTCTGACAGAAGGGTTCCAGGTGAGCTGTCAGGGCCCAGGTCTGACAGAAGCTTTTCAGATGATCCATTTGCTGTTGTAATCCCTCCTTAGATGGAGCTAGCAATATTAGATCATCTGCAAACAGGAGGCATTTCATTTGTGTGTCAGAGAGGGTGAGTCCAGGGATATCGGATTGTTCTAATGATTTTGCAAATTGATCAATATAAATGTTAAACAGGGTGGGGCTGAGACTGCAGCCCTGTTTCACCCCTCTACTTTGGGGGAAGAAATCTGTTTCCATATTGACCATTTTCACCGCACATTTATTATTGGTATACATTGTTTTAATGATATCATATGTTTTCCCCCCTACACCgttttcaatcaacttcaggaACAGACCGTTATGCCAAATTGAGTCGAATGCTTTTTTGAAATCTTCAAAACAAGAGAAAATCTTCTTATTTTGGTGAACATGTTTATTAATGAGGGTGTGGAGGGTATATATATGGTCTGTGGTCCGATGTTGTGGTGTAAATCCAATCTGACTCTTGCTCAGGACATTATGTTCACTGAGGAAGTCTTGCAGTCGGCTGTTAAGGATGCTGCAGAATAACTTCCCCAGGTTGCTGCTGACACATATGCCTCTGTAATTGTTTGGGTCAAATTTATttccatttttaaatattggtgTGATGATTCCTTTGCTCCAGATGTCAGGGAAATGACCAATGCCCAGAACGAGGTTGAATAGTTTCAACATGGCAGTGTTGAACTTATGGCTGCTAAATGTGAGCATTTCATTTAAAATGCCATCAGGACCGTTGGCCTTCCTTGGTTGTAGGGCCTGGAGTCTAGCCAGGAGCTCTTCCTCAGTAATGTCATAGTCTAAAGGGTTCTGATTGTCTTTAACGACTGATTCTAGAATGTGTAGTTTGTTGAGGAGATCATTTTGGGCCGAATTCAGTGTAACGGTACTATacaggttttcaaagtgtgttttCCAAATGTCCCCATTTTGAATAGCCAGTTCTTCCTTGTGTGCTTTGCTGAAAGAGTGCTATTTCTTCCAGACATGATTTGAATCAATGATTTCAAGTTGGTGCTGCACATGTTGCTCCCTTTTAGTTCTGAGTGTTCTTCTGTATACTTTCAGTTTCCCAATATTGGAGGCAGAGCTCAGGATTGTCAGGTTGTCTGTGTTTTTGATTTGATAAACTTCTGAGGGTTTTTCTCAAATGTCTGCAGTCTGTATCAAACCACTTTTCATTGGTTGACTTTTTTGATTTATGATATTGTGGTTTTTTCAGATTGGATAAATCTGCCACATTGTCAAAGATGCTGTTAATGTCCCACACAGCCTGATTCAGGCCATCGTTACTGTGGGGATACGGGGTGGGCTGTTAATGTCCCACACAGCCTGATTCAGGCCATCGTTACTGTGGGGATACGGGGTGGGCTGTTAATGTCCCACACAGCCTGATTCAGGCCATTGTTACTGTGGGGATACAGGGTGGATAGAAAATTGTCTAATTGAGATTGAATTGTTTGATGTCTGATTGCTTTCTGGTACTCGTCCTTGCTATTGTTTGTCCATCTATAAGGTTGTTTGGAATAGTTCAGTTTACTGGGTTCTGTTGTGTGAGGGTCTgtcacggcccctacacacggcggcgtgcgttgccgcttggcggtgggcgtgtcttgagcttggggagtcaacgcgagcagcccgaccaacaaccaaccacatgaatgtcccgccccggacatacaaagcaaagcattcatgctacatccatgctggctaaatatactgtctatgcttgctcgctgtccattcaaacgaaatacactggatataaactccccaaacaagcgaaaacctaccagtttcccccactgtctttgccacctccccccatgcctggctcctccggtttgtatccctgtatgttccctaccgccacgatcattttctcttccttttgttgacatatgggaaataactgcggtctggctctcccaacatacacccggtttgattggctactgcttgtactgtcagatttacatacgagggatttgattggctgacgcctccgtcgaggcggcaaaagtagaacattgccctacttttgcagcgagcacctcgagagaagctacgctttgctcccgcaatgcagttcggcgaatcgtgacgtcaccccattcaaagtgaatgggaagaagcgttgaagcggcaacgcacgccgccgtgtgtaggggccgttactgTCTTCTTAATGTAGAGTGTAATTTTACTATGATCAGATAAGGGTGTTAGGGGGCTGACTGTGAACTCCCTCAGACAGAAGGGGTCGAGGTCTGTGATGCTATAATCTACTGAGCTATTGCCAAGAGGAGAGCTGTGTGTGTAGTGACCAAAGGAGTCCCCTCGAAGCCGACCGTTAACAATGTACAGGGCCTGCGTTCGGCACAGCTGCAGTTGTTGCCGCCCGCTTTTGTTGACAGTTTTGTCAAAGTTGTTCCTGTGGGGATGTGAAGGGAGGGGAATGCTGATTTGGCCAGGTATATGTTTGTCTCCCTGTGGGCTAATAGAATCTGGTTCTATACCTGTCCTGGCATTAAGGTCCCCACAGATCAGTACACTTCCCTGGGCCTGGTACTGATTGATCTCATCTTCAAGAATGGAGAAACTATTTTCACTATAATAAGGTGATTCTGATGGAGGGATATATGCTGTACACATGAAAATATCTTTATCCATGGCGACCAcctctgtttttattttgagcCAAATTGAAAATGTGCCTTTTTTGATGAGTTCTATTGAGTGTACAAGTTTCTCCTTGTACCAAATGAGCATCCTCCTGAATCCCTGCCCTGGGTCACTCCTTTGAGTTTGGTGGATGGGAACACTATCTCTCTATAGCCTAAGGGACAACCAGTGGACATGTCTCCTCTACTCCAGGTCTCCTGTAAAACCATCACATCTGCATCTCCTAACTCTTTGGTGAAGTCTGGGGTCCTGCTCTTAAGGCCAAAAGCAGAGGACCTCAGACCCCGGACATCTCCTGACTCTTTGGTGAAGTCTGGGGTCCTGCTCTTAAGGCCAAAAGCAGAGGACCTCAGACCCTGGACATTCCAACATGAAATAATAAATGATCTGGATTGCATTAATGGGTGGTGGTGGTAAGGGTTGGGCCTGCTGTTCTCTTCACTGCCTGAGCATAACTCAGTGGGTCAGGGTGTAGCTTCCGTCGCTGTGGTTGGGGTAGGACCCCTGGGGACAGGAGTGGTTCTGGCCTTGTTTGAGGGTAATCATAGTTGCCCTGGTGGGATCTTAGTGGGTCATGGTGTAGAAGAAGATGAGGATGATCTTGTCTCCATGGGTGTTGTCTGGGTGGTGGTCCAGTGGGGTGCCTTTCTGGTCTAAGGTTTTGGGCCGGGCTGCTCCTTCTGCGGGGTGTGGATTGGTCTCTATTGAGAGCGACGTCTTTCAGTGTCCGGGCGAAGATGGGGACTGTATTTTTATACAGATGGACTTGGTCGTATAGACAGTTGATATCCGTGGTGGGCCAGGTGGACGTTGGGCCTCAGGATACAGTCTCTGGACATGTTGCTGTT
This genomic window contains:
- the LOC117459694 gene encoding ferritin, middle subunit-like; this encodes MDSHVRQSYHSDCEAAVNRMLNMELFASYSYTSMAFYFSRDDVALPGFAHFFKENSEEEREHADKLLTFQNSRGGRIFLQDIKKPERDEWGSGLEAMQAALQLEKNVNQALLDLHKLASDHADPHMCDFLETHYLNEQVESIKKLGDFIANLSRMDSNTNKMAEYLFDKHTMGGKN